DNA sequence from the Terriglobales bacterium genome:
GATGACCTTGGGAACTTCGAAGAACGTCCCGTCCGACTCGGGCGCGTTCGCCAGCGCCGCCTCGCGCGCCAGCGACGGCCGCGTCTGGTCGGAACGCACCACGCTCCCCCGCCCGCCCACCTGCGCCAGGGGCGCGACTGCAGAGGTATCCAACTGGTTGAGGCGGGCGATGTAATCCAGGATGGAGTTCAGGTCGCGCAGCAGGCGCGCGCGTTCTTCCCCGGTCAGCTCCAGGTGGGCCAGTTCGGCCACGTGTCCGACATCCTGCTCGCTGACCTTCATGCCTGCTTCGTTTCCCGCCGCGGCTCCTTTTTGTCGCCGGGCAGGACGAAGCTGATGCAGTAGACGCGCTCGCCCAGGAGCTGGCGCAGGGCGTCCAGGTACTGCGGCGCCAGGCTGAGCAGTTGCGCCCGCCAGGCCGAGTCCGGCACCTGCACCCGCAGGATGCCGTGGTGGCAGTCCAAGGCGTGGGTCTTGCCCGCCACCGCCGTACCGCACACCAGCGGCCAGGCCAGCATGGGACCGTCGGTCACCGGGGCGCTCCGCACCACGTCTCCCATGATCTTTTGTAAACCGGCTCGGGCAGGTTCCATAGATGAGGGTCTCGGGATACCGCTTCTCAACCTATACAGCGAACCGCGGACGAAAGCTAGTGAGGACAGGATTGTAGGACCGCGAAGGACGGGTTGCAAGCGCGAACCTTCCGGGAATCACGCTGGGAACTGCCGCCGCACGAACTCCAGCGCTTCCGCCTTGTCCGCCAGCCGTCCTTCCAGTTGCGCGTCCTCCACCGCCGCCAGCATCTGCTTGAAGCGCGGGCCGGGCGCGTAGCCGGCGGCGATCAGGTCGTCGCCGGTCACGAGCGGCGCCGGACGGATCTGGTCCGCCGGCAGCGCTGCCAGCTTTTCCTTCACGAACTCGTAGAGCGAGAGGTCCTTGTGGCTGCCCAGGCAGTCCAGCCGGTGCAGTTCCAGGTGCTCCGCGAAGCGCGGCAGCCGCACGAAGCGCTTGAAGGTGGACTCCTTCATCTGCCGCGCGTCGGCGAAGCGCAGGTGATTGGCCACCAGCGCCGCGATCTGCTCGGTGTCGTCGTTCGAGAAGCGCAGGCGCCGGCAGATCTCCTCGGCCATGCGCGTCCCCACCTCCACGTGCCCGTCGAAGCGGATGCGGTCCGGGGCGACGCGGAAGGTCGCGGGCTTGCCCACGTCGTGCAGCAGCGCGCCCCAGGCCAGCGTGTGCGAACAGCCGGCGGGCAGCCCTTCGAGCAGCAGCAGTGTGTGCACCCACACGTCGCCTTCGGGATGGAACTGCGGCGGCTGCTCCACCCCCTTCATCTTCTCCACCTCGGGCAGGACCTCGGGCAGCAGGCGCGTGGCGTCCAGGAGCTGGAAGGCCTGCGCGGCGCGCCCTTCGGTCAGCATCTTGGTCAATTCCTCGCGCACCCGCTCCTGCGAGACCTGGTGGATCGCGGGCGCCAGGCGGGGGATCGCGGCAAAGGTCTCCGGCTCGATGGCGTAGTGGAAGCGGGCGGCGAAGCGCACCGCGCGCAGCATGCGCAGCTTGTCTTCGGCGAAGCGCCGCGCCGGCTCGCCGATGGCGCGGATGATGCCGGCTTCGATGTCGGCGCGCCCGCCCACGTAGTCCAGCACCTGGTTCTTCTCCGGATCGAAGAGCAGGCCGTTGATGGTGAAGTCGCGGCGGGCCACGTCCTCGCGCGGGTCGCTCGTGTAGCGCACCTGGTCGGGATGCCGCCCGTCGCTCGAGCCCAGGTCGTTGCGGAAGGTGGCGACCTCCACCACCGAGTTCCCAGTTCCCGGTTCCCGGTTCCCAGTCAGGACGGAGTCGACCGGCACCAGCACCACCCCGAACTGCGCCCCCACGGCGTAGGTTTGCGGAAAGAGTTGCATCACCTCCTCGGGGGTAGCGTCGGTGGCCACGTCGAAGTCGGCGGGCTCGCGTCCCAGCAGGATGTCGCGCACGCATCCGCCCACCAGGTACGCCTGGTGCCCGCGCTGCCGCAGCGCGCGCACGATGGCGATCGCGGCAGCATGCGCGGGATGGAGGGAAGCAGCCATCAGCTCTTAGCTCTTAGCTCTTAGCTCGCGAATCCCATAATATTAGGCTTTGGCTGTCGGCCTCCCGAAAACTGGGAACCGGCAACCGGGAACTGGGAACTCGCTGATGACTGGCGACTTCATCCTCGGCATCGAGACCTCCTGCGACGAGACCGGCGCCGCCGTGGTCCGTGCCGGCGAGCAGGTGCTCTCCAACGTCGTCTTCTCCCAGTACGTCACCCACCAGCCCTTCGGCGGAGTGGTGCCGGAGCTGGCCTCGCGCGAGCACCTGCGCGCCATCCTGCCGGTGGTGCGCGAGGCGCTGAAAGAAGCCGGCAAGGACTACGCCTCGGTGGACGCCATCGCCGTCACCCAGGGCCCCGGCCTGGCCGGCTCGCTGCTGGTGGGGGTGAGCTACGCCAAGGCCCTGGCCTGGGCGCTCTCCAAGCCCCTTATCACCGTCAACCACCTTGAGGGCCACATCCACGCCGTGCTGCTCGAGCACAGGCAGCAGGGCGGTGGCGAGATCTGCTTTCCCGTCCTCGCCCTGGTGGTCTCCGGCGGCCACACTCATCTTTATCTGGCCGAGCGCAAGGGCGATTCCTGGACCTACCAGAACATCGGCCACACCCGCGACGACGCCGCCGGCGAGGCCTTCGACAAGGTGGCCAAGCTGCTCGGCCTGGGCTATCCCGGCGGGCCCATCATCGATCGCCTGGCCCCGCTCGGCGATCCCCGCGCCGTGAAGTTCGGGCTCACCCAGATCAAGCACCCTTCGCGCGAGAACCGCAAGCGCGGCATCCCCAAGGGCGAGCTTGCCCAGGACCGCTTTGACTTCTCCTACAGCGGCATCAAGACCGCGGTGCTGCGCTACGTCGAGACCCACCAGATGAAGCCCGGCATCGCCGAGCGCCAGA
Encoded proteins:
- a CDS encoding DciA family protein, yielding MEPARAGLQKIMGDVVRSAPVTDGPMLAWPLVCGTAVAGKTHALDCHHGILRVQVPDSAWRAQLLSLAPQYLDALRQLLGERVYCISFVLPGDKKEPRRETKQA
- a CDS encoding CCA tRNA nucleotidyltransferase yields the protein MAASLHPAHAAAIAIVRALRQRGHQAYLVGGCVRDILLGREPADFDVATDATPEEVMQLFPQTYAVGAQFGVVLVPVDSVLTGNREPGTGNSVVEVATFRNDLGSSDGRHPDQVRYTSDPREDVARRDFTINGLLFDPEKNQVLDYVGGRADIEAGIIRAIGEPARRFAEDKLRMLRAVRFAARFHYAIEPETFAAIPRLAPAIHQVSQERVREELTKMLTEGRAAQAFQLLDATRLLPEVLPEVEKMKGVEQPPQFHPEGDVWVHTLLLLEGLPAGCSHTLAWGALLHDVGKPATFRVAPDRIRFDGHVEVGTRMAEEICRRLRFSNDDTEQIAALVANHLRFADARQMKESTFKRFVRLPRFAEHLELHRLDCLGSHKDLSLYEFVKEKLAALPADQIRPAPLVTGDDLIAAGYAPGPRFKQMLAAVEDAQLEGRLADKAEALEFVRRQFPA
- the tsaD gene encoding tRNA (adenosine(37)-N6)-threonylcarbamoyltransferase complex transferase subunit TsaD, with translation MTGDFILGIETSCDETGAAVVRAGEQVLSNVVFSQYVTHQPFGGVVPELASREHLRAILPVVREALKEAGKDYASVDAIAVTQGPGLAGSLLVGVSYAKALAWALSKPLITVNHLEGHIHAVLLEHRQQGGGEICFPVLALVVSGGHTHLYLAERKGDSWTYQNIGHTRDDAAGEAFDKVAKLLGLGYPGGPIIDRLAPLGDPRAVKFGLTQIKHPSRENRKRGIPKGELAQDRFDFSYSGIKTAVLRYVETHQMKPGIAERQKLFAAGARPQSDAIRAACDRQTLDLVASFQRAMVEDLVGKTLAAARAREVETLFVTGGVAANTELRSAFERAAAEEGLAVYFPSRPLSTDNAAMIAAAAYPKLLARDFADLEFSADASLQLK
- the gatC gene encoding Asp-tRNA(Asn)/Glu-tRNA(Gln) amidotransferase subunit GatC; the encoded protein is MKVSEQDVGHVAELAHLELTGEERARLLRDLNSILDYIARLNQLDTSAVAPLAQVGGRGSVVRSDQTRPSLAREAALANAPESDGTFFEVPKVIER